TAGCGAGTCGCTCTACTTCTACCTCAAGGTGCTGGCAGACAACGGCACTCCCACCAGTGGACTGCTCAAGACCAGTGTCGGTACGAGCGATGAAGAGCCGATTCCTTCGATGCTTTACCGAGACGAAAAGGCCATTGCATCGGTTCGGCTTCCGCACGAGCGGGTTCTCGTACGAGGACTCGATGAGCAAGTGCTGGCCACGATTCGTACCACTAGTGCCGAAACTGTTGCGAAGGTCGAGGAGGGTTCGTTCGATGTCACTCCTTAGTCGAAAACTGGCGACTTCACTCTTTGTGCTAGGTGCGATCGCAAGTTTCGCAGGGATATCCCCCATGTCTCTCGTGGCTGCTGATGCGGCGGCTGAAGTGGGAGAGGAATTCGCCGCTGGGGTCGCTTTTGCTCAGCAGCGAACGGTCAAAATTTATGGTGGTGGCATTGGCAGAACTCCAGGCTATGCCAGCGGAATCATTGTTTCTTCGGAAGGGGAAATTGTGACCGCCAGTGGCGCGCTGCTCGCCGCGGATAGCTTGCGAGTGACGCTTCCCAATGGGCAAACTTTTCCCGCTCAAGTACTCCGCCGTAGTTTGCCACTCCAGCTCGTGATGCTCAAAATCGATGCCTCCACACCCGAGTATTTCGATTTGAAAGCAGCCTCGACAATCGAAACCGGGGATTGGGTGCTCGCCGTCAGTAATGCCTTCAAAGTGGCTGAAGGCGCGGAACCCTTGAGTGTGAATATCGGCGTCCTTTCGCTACGCACGAAGCTGACAGCTCGTCGCGGCTATGTCGATTTTCCGTACGAAGATGAAGTGTTTTTGATCGATGCCATCACTAGTAATCCAGGAGCAGCCGGTGGAGCTGTCGTTGATGTCGAGGGGAAAGTCGTCGGCATGATTGGCAAGGTGATCGAGAGCAAGAACACCGGAACCCGTCTGAATTATGCTGTGCCTGCCGATCTGATTGCAGCCTTCGCAAGTGGACAAGAGACATCGCCTGCCGCCGATCCGGCACCTTCCTCGAACGAAAAAGGTGAGCTGGGAATCCGCCTCTTTGCACTCGGGGGTCGTAAGGGACCGGCTTACGTCGATCGAGTTCTTCCGGGATCTCCCGCTGCTGAAGCGGGTGTGAAAGTCGATGATCTTGTGGTGGCGATTAATGGCGATGTGGTGCGCGATAGCTCCGATTTTCAGAAGCTCATCAGTGGCATCGCGGCGGGTAGCGAAGTGACGATTGACGTGAAGCGTCGCAATGAACTCTTGCAGCTGCGAGTTACTGCAGCCCCGATGAGGTAGTCTTTCGATGCTACGGTATACGATCTTCGTCGTTGGTCTGCTGGGAGCGTGCATCGCGAACGCCGATGAACCGGCTCCTGCTGCAAGTTCGACTCCTGCAACTGCCTCTACGGAAGCAGCACCTGCGCCGAGCCTGATCACACGCGGCGTGCTTTTGGCACCGAAGGCGTTTCGCCAGGTGGCGGCGAGCATTCGCCCGTCGCTGGTGATGATCGAGAGCTTTGGTGGTCTCAATGCTGGTGAAGGTGTTTCGAACCTCGCCGCCGATGGACCAACCACTGGACTCATCATTTCGTCGGATGGTTACATCATCACGAGCACGTTCAATTTTTTGCGCAAGCCGCCGATCATCACGATCACACTGGCGGATGGCAGACGTAAAGTGGCAACACTGCTTGGGCGCGACGAAACTCGTAAGCTCTGTTTGCTCAAAATCAACGATGTTTCGGATCTTCCAGTTCCAACTTTTGCTCCGCGCGAGGAAGTTCGCGTGGGTCAGTGGGCTGTCGCCGTGGGATTTGGTTTCGGTGACAAAGAGCCATCGCTTACTGCCGGTATTATTTCGGCTGAGAGTCGCATTTCAGGTCGCGCCTTACAGACCGACGCGAATCTGAGTCCCGCGAACTATGGTGGCCCACTGCTCGACATCGATGGCCGTTTGCTCGGCATTTGTGTCCCTCTTGCGCCGGGTGCTAAAGATGTGGCTGCTGGTGCTGAGTGGTACGATTCGGGAATTGGATTTGCCGTGCCGCTGGGTGAGATCGCTCCCATCATCGAAGCGATGAAAGCAGGCAAGACGCTGGTTCCCGGTTACCTTGGCATCCAGCCTGCTCCCTCGGGCAATCCACCGTCGGGTGCCGAAGTCGGTAGTGTGAAAGAGAAGTCTCCTGCAGAAGCGGCAGGACTGAAGGCAGGGGATAAACTCCTCAAGATTGGCGACATTGAAGTGCTTGATGTTGCTCACTTGTCGACGGTGGTCGGACGCTACGTGGCGGGTGATAAGATTACGATTCTCGTCCGCCGAGGCGAACAAGAGCTCACGATCGAAGCTGTGCTGGGTGAGGTTCCGCCACCACCTCCTCCGATGCCGATGCCTCAGCCGGGTGAAGCGGCAAAACCTGCTGAAGGGAAGCCAGCCGAGGGGAAACCTGCTGAGGAAAAGCCTGCCGGAGAGAAACCCGCGGAAGCTCCAGCGGGCGAAGAGGCACCAGCGGAGAAAAAGCCAGTGGAGGCTCCTCCGACAGAAGAAGCCCCCACTGAGAATTCGGACTCGCCGAAATAGCCGCTCTGCCGCTCGCTTGTGGGTGTGATTATCGCGCCAGCTGTTCCGATTAGTTCGACTTTTTCTTTAGCGGGCGACCTGTTTCTTGGCCCGCCCGTCCGTCCCCTTGATTGCATGGGGACCCGTATCGATTAAACTCGCTCGTGCTTTGTCTTGTGCGAGTTTTCGGCGGAAATGCCCAGCGAAATCGGATCGGCGACAGCGTCGCGACTCGCCTGTTTCATCATCACCTCTCCACGCCGCTGGTCGAGTCAGCTTGCTGCTCTCCCTGCGCGATCTAGCGATACCATGAAAAAGATTACCAAGCTGCTCGTTGCCAACCGCAGCGAGATTGCGATTCGTGTATTTCGCAGTGCCCATGAACTCGGTATTCGTACGGTGGCGATCTATGCCTACGAAGATCGATTCGCTCTGCATCGCTTCAAGGCAGACGAAGCGTATCAAGTGGGTGGCACAGGGGAACCGATTCGTGCGTATCTGAATATCGCCGCGATCATCGCGATTGCTCAGCAGCACGGTGTCGACGCGATTCATCCGGGCTATGGTTTTCTTTCGGAGAATCCCGATCTTGCGCGGGCTTGCGAAAAGGCCGGGATCACCTTTGTCGGCCCGCATGTCGACGCACTCGTCAACCTGGGAGATAAGACCTTTGCTCGCAACATTGCGATGAAGGCCGATGTTCCTGTGCTGGGGGGAAGCGATTCGATCACCTCTCCCGAGCAGGGATTGAAACTCGCTGCGAAACTGGGTTACCCCATCATTCTGAAAGCGGCTAAAGGTGGTGGTGGTCGCGGCATGCGAGTGGTGGCGAGCGAACGCGATTTTGTGACGCAGCTTGAGCAAGCCCAGCGAGAATCGCTCTCGGCGTTTGGCAGCCCCGATGTGTTCATCGAAAAATTCATCACTCGCGCTAGTCACATTGAAGTGCAGTTGCTCGGCGACAAGCATGGCAATCTGGTGCATTTGTGGGAACGAGATTGCTCGGTTCAGCGGCGGCATCAGAAGGTGGTCGAAATCGCTCCTGCGCCGAATCTGCCAGGCGATGTGCGGCAGGCATTGTGCGATGCTGCGATTCGGATCGGCAAAGCCGTGAAGTATGAAAACGCAGGAACGGTCGAGTTTCTTGTCGATCGTTTATCGGGACAGTTCTATTTCATTGAAGTGAACCCACGCATTCAGGTCGAACATACGGTGACCGAAGAGGTGACCGGTATCGACATCGTCAAGAGTCAGATTCTGATCGCACAAGGAACACCGCTGGCTGATCCCGAGATTGGTCTCGCCTCGCAAGAGGGAGTGAAGACCAACGGTTTTGCGATGCAGTGCCGCGTGACGACCGAAGATCCTACGAACAATTTCATGCCCGATTATGGGCGGATTTCGCACTACCGTTCAGCAGCTGGGCTCGGTATTCGTCTGGATGCCGGGACAGCATTTTCCGGTGCGACAGTGAATCCGTTCTACGATTCGTTGCTGGTGAAGGTGAGCGCTCGTGGTCGACGTTTCATCGATGCCGCACATCGTATGGAACGCTGCCTGCAAGAGTTTCGCATTCGAGGTGTGAAGACCAATATCCCCTTTTTGATTCAGCTCATCACTCACCCGGCGTTCTTGGCGGGTGAATGCACCACACGTTTCATCGACGAAACTCCCGATCTGTTTGAGCTTCCGCGCCGGCGAAATCGCGCGACACGTTTGCTGAGCTATCTCGGCGAGATTGCCGTGAATGGCAATCCACTCGTGAAGGGTCTCCCCAAAGCGATGCGGCGCAGTCCTGCGCCGGTTCCAAAATTCGACAACACCGCAGCCGTTCCCGAGGGGAGTCGTGATCGACTCAAAGAACTGGGACCGGAGAAGTTTGCGCAGTGGATTCTCAAGCAAAAAGCATTGCTGCTGACCGACACGACGTTCCGCGACGCACACCAGTCGCTGCTGGCAACGCGGTTTCGAACGAAGGATCTGCTGAATGTTGCCGAGGCCTATGCGCATTTAGCGAGTGACCTGTTTTCGCTGGAAATGTGGGGGGGAGCGACGTTCGATACGTCGATGCGTTTCCTCAAAGAATGCCCCTGGCAGCGTCTCGCCGATATGCGCGAGAAAGTTCCCAACATCTGTTTTCAGATGCTGTTTCGCGCTTCGAATGCAGTGGGCTACTCGAGCTATCCGGACAATATCGTGCGCGAGTTCTGTAGTGAAGCGACGGCAGCGGGGATGGATATTTTCCGCATCTTCGACGCGCTCAATTTCCTCCCCAACATGCGTGTGGCGATGGAAGCAGTGCA
This window of the Pirellula staleyi DSM 6068 genome carries:
- a CDS encoding S1C family serine protease; the protein is MSLVAADAAAEVGEEFAAGVAFAQQRTVKIYGGGIGRTPGYASGIIVSSEGEIVTASGALLAADSLRVTLPNGQTFPAQVLRRSLPLQLVMLKIDASTPEYFDLKAASTIETGDWVLAVSNAFKVAEGAEPLSVNIGVLSLRTKLTARRGYVDFPYEDEVFLIDAITSNPGAAGGAVVDVEGKVVGMIGKVIESKNTGTRLNYAVPADLIAAFASGQETSPAADPAPSSNEKGELGIRLFALGGRKGPAYVDRVLPGSPAAEAGVKVDDLVVAINGDVVRDSSDFQKLISGIAAGSEVTIDVKRRNELLQLRVTAAPMR
- a CDS encoding trypsin-like peptidase domain-containing protein — its product is MLRYTIFVVGLLGACIANADEPAPAASSTPATASTEAAPAPSLITRGVLLAPKAFRQVAASIRPSLVMIESFGGLNAGEGVSNLAADGPTTGLIISSDGYIITSTFNFLRKPPIITITLADGRRKVATLLGRDETRKLCLLKINDVSDLPVPTFAPREEVRVGQWAVAVGFGFGDKEPSLTAGIISAESRISGRALQTDANLSPANYGGPLLDIDGRLLGICVPLAPGAKDVAAGAEWYDSGIGFAVPLGEIAPIIEAMKAGKTLVPGYLGIQPAPSGNPPSGAEVGSVKEKSPAEAAGLKAGDKLLKIGDIEVLDVAHLSTVVGRYVAGDKITILVRRGEQELTIEAVLGEVPPPPPPMPMPQPGEAAKPAEGKPAEGKPAEEKPAGEKPAEAPAGEEAPAEKKPVEAPPTEEAPTENSDSPK
- a CDS encoding pyruvate carboxylase, which codes for MKKITKLLVANRSEIAIRVFRSAHELGIRTVAIYAYEDRFALHRFKADEAYQVGGTGEPIRAYLNIAAIIAIAQQHGVDAIHPGYGFLSENPDLARACEKAGITFVGPHVDALVNLGDKTFARNIAMKADVPVLGGSDSITSPEQGLKLAAKLGYPIILKAAKGGGGRGMRVVASERDFVTQLEQAQRESLSAFGSPDVFIEKFITRASHIEVQLLGDKHGNLVHLWERDCSVQRRHQKVVEIAPAPNLPGDVRQALCDAAIRIGKAVKYENAGTVEFLVDRLSGQFYFIEVNPRIQVEHTVTEEVTGIDIVKSQILIAQGTPLADPEIGLASQEGVKTNGFAMQCRVTTEDPTNNFMPDYGRISHYRSAAGLGIRLDAGTAFSGATVNPFYDSLLVKVSARGRRFIDAAHRMERCLQEFRIRGVKTNIPFLIQLITHPAFLAGECTTRFIDETPDLFELPRRRNRATRLLSYLGEIAVNGNPLVKGLPKAMRRSPAPVPKFDNTAAVPEGSRDRLKELGPEKFAQWILKQKALLLTDTTFRDAHQSLLATRFRTKDLLNVAEAYAHLASDLFSLEMWGGATFDTSMRFLKECPWQRLADMREKVPNICFQMLFRASNAVGYSSYPDNIVREFCSEATAAGMDIFRIFDALNFLPNMRVAMEAVQKAGGVCEPAICYTGDILNPARSKYDLKYYVELAKELEKSGAHILAIKDMAGLCKPYAAELLVKTLKQEIGIPIHFHTHDTAGMQAASILKAAEVKLDIADGAMASMSGGTSQPNLNAIIEGLRFGKRDTNLSAEHFSQISDYWQSVREFYTPFDGVMLPATAELYSHEMPGGQYTNLYQQARALGLSERWPEICKMYAEVNQLLGDIVKVTPTSKAVGDLALFMVANSLSSEDVVYGDRELAFPDSVIDLVSGMMGHPPGGFPKAVQKRILRDKKPVKGRPGASLPPADFTAASEKVQKLIGREPSMRDVLSYLLYPKVYEEFAAHQRKYSSTSNLPTPVFFYGQETGEEIGVDIEEGKTLIIKFLTISEPHADGTRTVFFELNGQPRDVTVTDLSLEASSAKALKANPGVPGQVGASMPGMVVTVAVSVGDTVAKGQKLLSLEAMKMETTVNSEIEGRVSEVLVKPGSRVEAGDLMLVIS